The Candidatus Uhrbacteria bacterium CG10_big_fil_rev_8_21_14_0_10_50_16 genome window below encodes:
- a CDS encoding D-glycerate dehydrogenase, with protein sequence MPKRIFVTRPIPDEGLKLLKKKRYEVDVYSKDQAIPRKELLKHLKAKRYDAVLSILTDKIDEAVFKAAGDQLQVVANYAVGFNNIDLEAAKKHNVIITNTPGPEINESVAEHVIALMFALAHRVVETDDYARAGLYKGWGPQLLLGTDISGKTLGIVGMGNIGMQLAHRMHDGFNMKIVYADVAHNTEAEKKYGATYLSLTQLLNTADVISLHVPLLESTHHLIGKKELGLMKKTAFLINTSRGPVIDEAALVQALKQKSIGGAAIDVYEFEPRIHPTLKKLKNVITTPHTASATVATRQAMSRRAAENIIAVLSGKQPANQID encoded by the coding sequence ATGCCAAAACGTATTTTTGTTACTCGGCCCATCCCAGACGAAGGTCTCAAACTTCTTAAAAAGAAGCGCTACGAGGTAGACGTTTATTCAAAAGATCAAGCCATTCCTCGCAAGGAATTACTCAAACACCTTAAAGCAAAACGCTACGATGCCGTCTTGTCGATTTTAACGGATAAGATTGATGAAGCAGTCTTTAAAGCAGCGGGAGATCAACTACAAGTCGTTGCAAACTACGCGGTTGGTTTTAACAACATAGATTTAGAAGCGGCAAAGAAGCATAACGTCATCATTACCAATACGCCTGGGCCAGAAATCAATGAATCCGTCGCCGAGCATGTGATTGCCCTTATGTTTGCCCTCGCTCACCGCGTGGTAGAAACAGACGACTATGCACGCGCAGGTTTGTATAAAGGCTGGGGGCCTCAGCTGCTCTTGGGAACCGATATCTCTGGAAAAACATTGGGAATTGTAGGTATGGGAAACATTGGTATGCAGCTAGCACACAGAATGCACGACGGGTTTAACATGAAAATCGTCTACGCCGACGTGGCACACAATACAGAAGCAGAGAAGAAATACGGAGCAACGTATCTAAGCCTCACACAACTTCTCAATACGGCCGATGTTATCTCTCTGCATGTTCCCCTCCTTGAATCGACGCATCATCTCATTGGGAAAAAAGAGCTTGGCCTCATGAAGAAAACGGCGTTCCTTATTAATACGTCGCGTGGCCCCGTGATCGATGAAGCTGCACTCGTGCAGGCGCTTAAGCAAAAATCTATTGGAGGTGCTGCGATCGACGTGTATGAGTTTGAGCCACGCATTCATCCAACGCTAAAAAAACTTAAAAACGTCATTACGACACCTCATACAGCCAGTGCAACAGTTGCGACACGTCAGGCTATGTCCAGGCGTGCTGCAGAAAATATTATTGCCGTTCTAAGCGGAAAACAACCCGCGAACCAAATCGATTAA
- a CDS encoding fructose-bisphosphate aldolase (catalyzes the formation of glycerone phosphate and glyceraldehyde 3-phosphate from fructose 1,6, bisphosphate): protein MLVSPNVILKQATKNHYAIGAFNINNLEALQGIVEAAVEENAPVIIQTSQGAIEYAGMDLLGSMVHTIANDVDVPVVFHLDHGTNVRLVKEAIASSWYTSVMIDGSSHPYKENVAITKEIVALAHAKKIWVEAELGPIPGKEDDLDVHARDAFMTDPALVKQFVKETGCDSLAISIGTAHGVTKFLGGSKLDYKRLALIRAQTSIPLVLHGASGIPANLVNVVQTYGAHLPTAKGIAPSQIRKLIAGGIGKVNIDSDLRLAFTGAVDKYMTLHPDNMDPRKYLGAGREAIKKEVMRKIRLFGTSNTCT from the coding sequence AACATCAACAATTTGGAGGCGCTTCAAGGAATCGTCGAGGCAGCCGTAGAAGAAAATGCTCCTGTGATTATTCAGACGTCGCAGGGCGCTATTGAATACGCAGGAATGGATTTACTCGGCTCAATGGTTCATACAATAGCAAACGATGTCGATGTTCCTGTTGTCTTTCATCTTGATCACGGCACCAATGTCCGTCTTGTTAAAGAGGCTATTGCAAGCAGCTGGTACACAAGTGTGATGATCGATGGTTCGTCTCATCCTTACAAAGAAAACGTCGCTATTACAAAAGAGATCGTGGCACTGGCGCATGCAAAAAAAATCTGGGTCGAGGCAGAGTTGGGACCTATTCCGGGGAAGGAAGATGATTTGGACGTGCACGCTCGTGACGCGTTCATGACGGATCCTGCCCTGGTAAAACAGTTCGTTAAAGAGACCGGGTGTGACTCACTCGCTATCTCCATTGGCACCGCACATGGAGTGACCAAGTTTCTCGGTGGATCAAAACTCGACTACAAGCGACTCGCACTTATCCGTGCACAAACGTCAATTCCCCTCGTCCTTCACGGCGCAAGCGGAATCCCAGCAAATTTGGTCAACGTCGTTCAAACGTACGGTGCTCACCTTCCAACAGCAAAAGGAATTGCCCCCTCACAAATTCGAAAGCTTATTGCCGGCGGCATTGGAAAGGTCAACATAGACTCAGACCTTCGCCTCGCGTTTACGGGTGCCGTAGATAAGTACATGACGCTTCACCCCGATAATATGGACCCACGCAAGTACCTCGGTGCCGGTCGAGAGGCGATTAAAAAAGAGGTGATGCGTAAAATTCGACTTTTTGGAACTTCTAACACGTGTACATGA
- a CDS encoding thioredoxin-dependent thiol peroxidase, which produces MKAKDFSLVDQNGVVRTLNDYKGQYVLLYFYPKDMTPGCTIEAVCFRDSLNDFKAVGIQVLGVSADTVASHKKFADAHKLNFPLLSDVDRTVIRSYGAEGEKSMFGKKYMGILRDSFLIDPKGVIAKHYEKVNPAKHAQEVLDDMRQQK; this is translated from the coding sequence ATGAAAGCTAAAGATTTTTCTCTCGTCGATCAAAACGGTGTTGTTCGAACATTAAATGACTACAAAGGTCAGTATGTTCTCTTGTATTTTTATCCGAAAGATATGACGCCTGGTTGTACCATCGAGGCCGTGTGTTTTAGGGATTCGCTTAACGATTTTAAAGCGGTGGGTATTCAAGTGCTTGGCGTGAGTGCAGATACGGTAGCGTCTCATAAAAAATTTGCGGACGCACATAAACTCAATTTCCCTCTTTTGTCCGATGTGGACCGAACGGTCATTCGATCGTATGGGGCAGAAGGGGAGAAGTCGATGTTTGGAAAGAAATACATGGGAATACTGCGAGATTCATTCCTCATTGATCCAAAAGGCGTGATTGCAAAGCATTACGAGAAGGTAAACCCGGCCAAACACGCGCAGGAGGTACTGGATGACATGCGTCAACAGAAATAA